The following coding sequences lie in one Nitrospira lenta genomic window:
- a CDS encoding TolC family protein: protein MTIRAVLSLIGLGAALYAAAIPASLGFALEPAPAAYSLDSILDLALARNPAVSSAEGTIDQQRGHQTAAGAYPNPTVTGYMGYGEVRDTGRANIRESLDREKLTEYNVTIGQPLEWPAMRKARQGVADAGLATANAGMSETRLHLTTQVKVAFYDLLLAQRDAALAQQNLDTVESVTRIVKARVKSGEAPQFESIKAEVEVLKAKQQLARADNAVRINRAVVDTMTGGALGPTYVIQGDFMGLSKEVHLDGLIVRMGTQHPSIQRLLKSVEQSDWKIEFERQSRVPSVTVNGSYWREIGREAVQGGLSIPMPLWYRREGEIAASLGAKRHHEAELLRTRNELARAIFQHYQDARTTAELIDVFDKGLLKQAQEALRLAQFSFQQGASSLLDVFDAQRVQRQIQMDYAHARYELSVSLAHLERAVGGTL from the coding sequence CTCGGCTTTGCGCTGGAGCCGGCCCCGGCAGCCTATAGCCTCGACTCCATCCTCGATCTGGCGCTGGCCAGAAACCCGGCCGTATCGTCCGCGGAAGGCACCATCGATCAGCAGCGCGGCCACCAGACGGCTGCCGGCGCCTATCCCAACCCCACGGTCACCGGGTACATGGGCTACGGGGAAGTGCGGGACACCGGCCGGGCTAATATCCGCGAATCCCTCGACCGTGAAAAACTCACGGAATACAACGTGACCATCGGGCAACCATTGGAATGGCCCGCGATGCGCAAGGCCCGCCAAGGGGTGGCCGATGCGGGTCTGGCAACCGCCAACGCCGGCATGTCGGAAACACGGTTGCATCTGACCACGCAAGTCAAAGTCGCGTTCTACGACCTGTTGCTGGCCCAACGGGATGCCGCGCTGGCTCAACAGAATCTCGACACCGTCGAGAGTGTCACGCGGATCGTCAAGGCGCGCGTGAAGTCCGGAGAAGCCCCGCAATTCGAATCCATCAAAGCAGAAGTCGAAGTGCTGAAAGCCAAGCAACAGCTCGCTCGCGCGGATAACGCCGTGCGCATCAATCGGGCCGTGGTGGATACTATGACCGGAGGCGCGCTCGGACCGACGTATGTCATTCAAGGAGACTTCATGGGCCTGTCGAAAGAAGTCCACCTGGACGGATTGATCGTCCGCATGGGCACTCAGCATCCATCCATTCAACGGCTGTTGAAATCGGTCGAACAATCGGACTGGAAAATCGAATTTGAGCGGCAATCGAGAGTGCCCAGCGTGACGGTCAACGGCAGCTACTGGCGCGAGATCGGCCGAGAAGCGGTGCAAGGAGGCCTGTCCATCCCCATGCCGCTCTGGTACCGCCGGGAAGGAGAAATCGCCGCGTCGCTAGGCGCCAAGCGGCATCATGAAGCCGAGTTGCTGCGGACACGCAACGAACTGGCGCGAGCTATTTTCCAGCATTATCAAGACGCCAGGACAACGGCGGAATTGATCGATGTCTTCGATAAGGGCTTATTAAAGCAAGCGCAAGAGGCCTTGCGGCTCGCGCAATTCAGTTTTCAGCAAGGCGCATCGAGCCTGCTCGACGTCTTTGATGCCCAGCGCGTCCAACGCCAGATCCAGATGGACTACGCCCACGCGCGGTACGAACTGTCCGTTTCCCTAGCGCACCTTGAACGAGCCGTCGGGGGAACACTATGA
- a CDS encoding efflux RND transporter periplasmic adaptor subunit, whose protein sequence is MRQQTQPMTQDAKSRGSRHLAAAMLLGLVAIIAGCDRAPGEAVAVKTPAPTSTPGLITLSAEESARIGLVVQPTSRTDFRTHRDFPAILQPNEHAVADITTLVRGRVVDVYADLGQQVEANALLAILYSSDLGLAQSAYLKSQAKLHVAEQAYARAKFLLQEQVIGEAEAQRRHAELLSMQAESHEARDHLKLLGMSDGEFRRLNKSRDIRSHIPIVAPFAGRIIGRNLTRGEVVETTEKLFVVADLSEVWVRANIPEKDIPFVHAIHASGGRQAEVRVNAYPKETFKATITYVGDVLDPATRTMQLRLELPNPEGRLKPEMFATIRLFSESQPDRLAVPEAALQRDQNRTFVFVQRAATEYEIREVQVGESNGAQITILGGLTEGEPVVTQGAFILKSEFLKKQV, encoded by the coding sequence ATGAGACAACAGACGCAGCCGATGACGCAGGATGCCAAGTCCCGGGGCTCCCGCCACCTGGCCGCCGCTATGCTGCTCGGCCTGGTCGCGATCATCGCAGGATGCGACCGCGCTCCTGGCGAAGCCGTTGCGGTCAAGACACCCGCGCCCACCTCGACTCCGGGACTGATTACCCTGTCCGCTGAAGAGTCCGCCAGAATCGGACTCGTCGTTCAACCGACGTCTCGAACCGATTTCCGCACCCATCGGGACTTTCCAGCCATTTTACAACCGAACGAGCATGCAGTGGCCGATATTACCACCCTGGTTCGAGGCCGCGTCGTGGATGTCTACGCAGATTTAGGACAACAGGTCGAAGCCAATGCCCTCCTGGCCATCCTCTACAGCAGCGACCTCGGCCTGGCGCAATCCGCCTATCTGAAGTCCCAGGCGAAACTTCATGTCGCCGAACAAGCCTACGCGCGGGCCAAGTTTTTGCTGCAAGAACAAGTGATCGGCGAAGCAGAAGCCCAACGCCGGCATGCGGAACTGCTCAGCATGCAGGCGGAATCCCATGAGGCGCGCGACCACCTCAAGCTGCTCGGCATGAGCGACGGCGAATTCCGCCGCCTCAACAAAAGCCGGGACATTCGCTCCCATATCCCGATTGTGGCGCCCTTTGCCGGGCGCATCATCGGCCGCAACCTGACCAGAGGCGAAGTTGTCGAAACCACCGAAAAACTGTTCGTGGTCGCCGACCTGTCTGAAGTCTGGGTGCGGGCCAACATTCCTGAGAAAGATATTCCCTTCGTCCATGCGATCCATGCCTCCGGAGGCAGACAGGCAGAGGTGCGCGTCAATGCCTATCCGAAGGAAACGTTCAAGGCCACGATTACCTATGTGGGCGATGTCCTAGATCCAGCTACCCGCACGATGCAGCTGCGGCTCGAACTCCCCAATCCCGAGGGGCGGCTGAAACCGGAGATGTTCGCCACCATCCGTCTCTTCTCCGAATCGCAGCCGGACCGGCTGGCTGTCCCAGAAGCCGCGCTGCAACGGGATCAGAACCGAACCTTCGTTTTCGTGCAACGCGCCGCGACGGAGTATGAAATCCGCGAGGTCCAAGTCGGGGAATCCAACGGCGCCCAGATCACCATCCTCGGAGGCCTCACCGAAGGCGAGCCTGTCGTCACGCAAGGCGCCTTCATCCTGAAGTCCGAGTTCCTGAAGAAACAAGTCTGA
- a CDS encoding efflux RND transporter permease subunit yields MVTRLLDISLRQRMLVVIFALMLGIGGLYSFRTIPIDAFPDVTSVLVQVVTKAPGLSPAEVERLVTYPIELQLTGVPALVEMRSLTKVGLSLVTIVFDDSMDTNLARQLVLERLIEVKEQLPPGTEPMLVPNSTGLGEVFQYYLDDARGPIQDQALAHQSLIDQRTIQDWIIRPQLKSTPEVIDVNSMGGFVKQYQVLVEPAMLRKYDLTLREVFDAVASNNANAGGNILEKHDEKYIVRGIGLIRSLEDVQRIVIKEAGGTPVFVGDVAQVLIDHAVRHGATVLNGEREVVTGIVLMLRGGNARDVVENIKARIDDIHRLHLLPDGLRIVPFYDRIELITSALNTVYKSLAEGVVLVVVVLVLFLGNLRSALIVVATLVLSPLATFIVMGQVGLTANLMSLGGLAIAIGMIVDGSVVVVENVYRHLSEPSSAATPRLELITRSVKEVGQPVVFGILIIILVFLPLLSLQGMEGKMFKPLAYTIMIALLTSLVLSLTLSPVLCSLMLKRGSEEDPWIVRLTKRLYAPSLRWALGHTRIVLTIAVGSLIGSLALFPLLGSEFIPILNEGSVAPQTIRLPSVSLPASIEIEKRMQQAMMEFPEVEMVVSKIGRTELGNDPQEPNESDPVVRLRPLDQWTTARTMPELMQKFRERLTRIPGATFLISQPIQQRVDELISGVRTEATVKLFGEDLEVLHSKAEEIAAQLNTVRGVRDIKIEQLFGQPYLTIDIDRGKIARHAINVSDVRDIISTAIGGEVATRVYEGQQRFELLVRFPEQYRNSAETISNILVTGRDGALVPLADLGSVRLEEGPGRISREKLQRYVSIGFNTMGRDIGSLVAEAQQKIATQVVLPAGYTVAWGGSFENMERAMGKLRLIVPITIGLIFLLLYSTFDSLRQAALIILNLPFAMIGGVVALWLTGEYLSVPASIGFINLFGVAVLNGIVLVSCMNALREEGATLDEAVMSGALLRLRPVLMTALVALLGLVPLAFAHGIGSEVQRPLAIVVIGGLVSSTLLTLIVLPILYRWLEDRPQQDTPPTGVLPVIKSAHGGH; encoded by the coding sequence ATGGTTACTCGCCTGCTCGACATCTCATTGCGCCAGCGCATGCTCGTCGTGATCTTCGCCCTCATGCTTGGCATCGGCGGACTCTATTCGTTTCGCACCATCCCGATCGATGCCTTTCCCGATGTCACCAGCGTGCTCGTCCAGGTCGTCACCAAGGCGCCCGGCTTATCTCCCGCGGAAGTCGAACGCCTGGTCACCTACCCGATCGAACTGCAACTGACCGGCGTTCCCGCGCTCGTGGAAATGCGCTCCCTGACCAAAGTCGGCTTGTCGCTGGTGACCATCGTGTTCGACGATTCGATGGACACCAACCTAGCGCGCCAACTCGTGCTCGAACGCCTGATCGAAGTCAAAGAACAGCTTCCCCCCGGCACGGAACCGATGCTCGTGCCGAACAGCACCGGACTGGGCGAAGTCTTCCAATACTATCTGGACGACGCCCGCGGCCCAATCCAAGACCAGGCCCTGGCTCACCAAAGCTTGATCGATCAGCGCACGATTCAGGACTGGATTATCCGGCCACAACTGAAGAGTACGCCGGAAGTGATCGACGTGAACTCCATGGGCGGCTTCGTCAAGCAATATCAAGTACTGGTCGAGCCGGCCATGTTGCGGAAATACGACCTGACCCTTCGGGAGGTCTTCGATGCCGTGGCCAGCAACAACGCCAACGCCGGCGGCAATATTCTAGAAAAGCACGATGAGAAATATATTGTGCGCGGGATCGGCCTGATTCGGTCGCTCGAAGACGTCCAGCGCATCGTCATCAAGGAAGCCGGCGGCACCCCGGTCTTTGTCGGCGATGTGGCGCAGGTGCTGATCGACCATGCGGTCCGGCACGGCGCGACCGTGTTGAACGGAGAGCGCGAGGTGGTCACCGGGATCGTCCTCATGCTGCGGGGGGGCAATGCGCGTGACGTCGTCGAAAACATCAAAGCGCGCATCGACGACATCCACCGTCTGCATCTGCTGCCGGACGGACTGCGGATCGTGCCGTTCTATGACCGAATCGAATTGATCACGTCCGCCTTGAACACGGTCTACAAATCGCTCGCCGAGGGCGTGGTGCTGGTCGTCGTGGTGCTGGTGCTCTTCCTCGGCAACCTCCGCAGCGCGCTGATCGTCGTCGCGACGCTGGTGCTGTCCCCGCTGGCCACGTTCATCGTCATGGGCCAGGTCGGACTCACGGCCAATCTCATGTCATTAGGCGGGCTGGCCATCGCCATCGGCATGATCGTAGACGGCTCCGTGGTCGTCGTGGAGAACGTCTACCGTCATCTCTCGGAGCCCTCGTCCGCGGCAACCCCGCGCCTTGAGCTGATCACCCGATCCGTCAAGGAAGTCGGGCAGCCGGTCGTCTTCGGCATCTTGATCATTATTCTGGTGTTCCTGCCGCTGCTGTCCTTGCAAGGGATGGAGGGCAAGATGTTCAAGCCGCTCGCCTACACCATCATGATCGCCCTGCTGACGTCCCTGGTGCTCTCGCTCACGCTGTCGCCGGTCCTCTGTTCGCTCATGTTGAAACGAGGGAGCGAAGAAGACCCCTGGATTGTCCGCTTGACCAAGCGCCTCTATGCCCCATCGCTCCGTTGGGCACTGGGACATACCCGCATTGTGCTGACGATCGCGGTCGGCTCGCTGATCGGCAGCCTTGCCTTGTTTCCGTTACTCGGCAGCGAATTTATCCCGATCCTCAACGAAGGCTCTGTCGCTCCGCAAACGATCCGCCTGCCGAGCGTCTCCCTCCCCGCGTCGATCGAAATCGAGAAGCGCATGCAGCAGGCCATGATGGAGTTCCCGGAAGTGGAAATGGTGGTCTCCAAGATCGGACGCACGGAACTGGGAAACGATCCGCAGGAACCGAACGAAAGCGATCCCGTCGTCCGGCTCCGTCCGCTGGATCAATGGACCACCGCTCGCACGATGCCGGAGCTGATGCAAAAATTCCGCGAGCGATTGACCCGAATCCCGGGCGCGACGTTCCTGATCAGCCAGCCCATCCAACAGCGGGTCGACGAGCTGATCTCCGGCGTCCGGACAGAAGCGACCGTCAAGCTGTTCGGGGAAGACCTGGAGGTCCTGCACAGCAAAGCCGAGGAGATCGCCGCCCAGCTGAACACCGTGCGCGGTGTGCGGGATATCAAGATCGAACAACTCTTCGGGCAGCCCTATCTCACCATCGACATCGATCGCGGCAAGATCGCGCGCCACGCAATCAATGTGTCCGATGTGCGAGACATCATCAGCACCGCGATCGGCGGTGAAGTCGCGACACGTGTCTACGAAGGTCAGCAACGATTTGAACTGCTCGTCCGCTTCCCGGAGCAATACCGGAACAGCGCCGAAACCATCAGCAACATCCTGGTCACCGGCAGGGACGGAGCTCTGGTCCCGCTCGCCGACCTCGGAAGCGTCCGCCTTGAGGAAGGCCCCGGCCGGATCAGCCGTGAAAAACTCCAACGGTATGTCTCCATCGGGTTCAATACCATGGGACGCGATATCGGCAGCTTAGTCGCCGAAGCGCAGCAGAAAATCGCCACCCAAGTGGTGCTGCCCGCCGGCTACACCGTCGCGTGGGGCGGCTCGTTTGAAAATATGGAGCGGGCGATGGGCAAACTGCGGCTCATCGTGCCCATCACCATCGGATTGATCTTCCTGTTGTTGTACTCTACCTTCGACTCGCTACGGCAGGCGGCCCTGATTATTCTGAATCTTCCTTTCGCCATGATCGGCGGAGTGGTCGCGCTCTGGCTGACGGGGGAATATCTCAGCGTGCCGGCCTCCATCGGATTCATCAACCTCTTCGGCGTGGCCGTACTGAACGGCATCGTGCTGGTCTCCTGCATGAACGCCCTGCGCGAGGAAGGCGCCACGCTGGACGAAGCCGTGATGTCCGGGGCGTTGCTGCGCCTGCGGCCGGTCCTCATGACCGCATTGGTTGCGTTACTGGGATTGGTCCCGCTCGCCTTCGCCCACGGCATCGGCTCGGAGGTGCAGCGTCCGCTGGCTATTGTCGTCATCGGCGGACTGGTCAGCTCCACCTTGCTGACGTTGATCGTTCTGCCGATTCTCTATCGATGGCTAGAGGATCGACCCCAACAGGATACGCCGCCGACCGGCGTCCTTCCCGTCATCAAATCCGCCCATGGAGGACACTAG
- a CDS encoding calcium:proton antiporter, with translation MNILPTLRQEWFLLVSGGTSAAFLVFGHRWLADLSHPAWFTLMFAWLFTVILLSAFAVVRHAESLATKLGEPGGTLILTLAVTGIEVMMISAVMLTGKGNPSLARDAMFAVVMIALNGMVGFSLLLGGLRYHEQTYNLQGANAFLAVIIPLAVLSLVLPNFTLSSPGPTLSARQSVFLIIMSLGLYAVFLAMQIFRHRNYFMAPISPEPAEAPYWKCSSDDHDRSVSQLLLLLIMYLLPVIILAGQIAVPITHAIHELHAPSALGGVLVSVLVLSPESMSAVRAAMGNQLQRSVNLLLGSVLASISLTIPAVLTIGFVMDQTIILGLDAVGMTLLLLTLGISLLTFASARTNVLLGAVHLLLFLAYVMLIFER, from the coding sequence ATGAACATACTACCCACCCTACGGCAGGAATGGTTTCTCTTAGTGAGCGGCGGCACCTCGGCGGCCTTTCTTGTCTTCGGGCATCGGTGGCTGGCCGATCTCTCGCATCCGGCCTGGTTTACGCTCATGTTTGCGTGGCTCTTCACCGTCATCCTGCTGTCGGCCTTTGCCGTCGTCCGGCATGCCGAGAGCCTGGCCACGAAACTGGGAGAGCCGGGTGGGACGCTCATTCTGACGCTAGCCGTCACCGGGATTGAAGTCATGATGATCAGTGCCGTCATGCTGACGGGCAAAGGCAATCCGTCCCTCGCGCGGGATGCGATGTTTGCCGTCGTGATGATCGCGCTCAACGGCATGGTGGGCTTTTCACTCTTGCTGGGAGGGTTGCGGTATCACGAACAAACCTACAATCTGCAAGGAGCGAACGCCTTCCTCGCGGTGATTATCCCCCTGGCCGTACTGAGCCTGGTCCTGCCAAATTTTACTTTATCGTCGCCCGGGCCAACGTTGTCGGCGCGTCAATCGGTGTTTCTGATCATCATGTCGCTCGGCCTCTACGCCGTCTTCCTCGCCATGCAGATCTTCCGCCATCGCAACTACTTCATGGCGCCGATCTCGCCGGAGCCGGCTGAGGCCCCCTACTGGAAATGCTCGTCTGACGACCACGACCGCTCGGTTTCACAACTGCTGTTGTTGTTGATCATGTATCTGCTGCCGGTCATCATCCTCGCTGGTCAAATCGCGGTCCCCATCACCCACGCCATCCACGAATTACACGCTCCGTCGGCCTTGGGCGGAGTACTCGTGTCCGTGCTGGTCTTGTCCCCGGAGTCGATGAGCGCGGTGCGCGCCGCGATGGGCAATCAGCTGCAACGCTCGGTGAATCTTTTGCTGGGGTCGGTGCTGGCCAGCATCAGCCTGACGATTCCCGCCGTGTTGACCATCGGATTTGTCATGGACCAGACCATCATCCTCGGGCTCGATGCCGTCGGCATGACCCTGCTGCTCTTGACGCTGGGAATCAGCCTCCTGACCTTTGCCAGCGCCCGCACCAACGTCTTGCTCGGCGCGGTGCATCTGCTGCTCTTTCTTGCCTATGTCATGTTGATTTTCGAACGGTAA
- the sugE gene encoding quaternary ammonium compound efflux SMR transporter SugE — protein sequence MEWIYLILAGLLEMGWAIGLKYTEGFSRLWPSIGTITAMIASFYFLSQALRTIPIGTGYAVWTGIGAVGTALLGMVILGESVAPFRLVSLTLIVLGMMGLKLST from the coding sequence ATGGAGTGGATCTACCTCATCCTCGCGGGTCTGCTTGAAATGGGATGGGCGATCGGCCTGAAATACACGGAAGGCTTCTCGCGGCTATGGCCCAGCATCGGGACGATCACGGCCATGATCGCCAGCTTTTACTTCCTATCGCAGGCACTGCGGACGATTCCGATCGGCACAGGCTACGCCGTATGGACCGGGATCGGCGCGGTAGGAACCGCGCTGCTCGGTATGGTCATCTTGGGGGAATCAGTCGCGCCCTTCAGGCTCGTGTCGCTTACACTGATCGTGCTGGGCATGATGGGACTCAAGTTAAGCACATAA
- a CDS encoding glycosyl transferase, translating to MSDFHQNGVVTVLHRLGKPNLDQLEAELQRHASTNPIALILPSLYSELQRPALRKIVETLTEVRYVNEIVISLDRASAREFRLAKEYFSILPQRVRVIWNDGNRIQHILKRLTDNAIDVGLAGKGRGCWTAFGYILARHQSKVLALHDCDIVSYDRQYLARLCYPIANPNLGYEFAKGYYSRITDRLHGRVTRLFMTPLLRSLQQLVGTHPLLTFLDSFRYPLAGEFAMVSDLAWINRIPGDWGLEVGVLAEVYRNCALRRVCQVDIADAYEHKHQELSADNPGAGLLKMSTDITKALFRNLASDGVILSDSLLKTLRATYLQAAHDAISRYENDAMINSLQFDRHQERTAVEVFLKGMKLATQSFIEDPLGVPMISNWSRVVAAVPDVFGLLIDAVESDHEWEPASELAPT from the coding sequence ATGTCGGACTTTCATCAAAACGGCGTGGTGACCGTACTCCATCGGCTCGGCAAACCGAATCTCGATCAACTTGAGGCGGAACTCCAGCGGCACGCATCGACGAATCCGATTGCCCTGATCCTCCCGTCCCTCTATTCGGAGCTTCAGCGACCGGCGCTCAGAAAGATCGTCGAGACGCTGACCGAGGTGCGCTATGTGAATGAGATCGTCATCTCTCTGGATCGAGCTTCGGCGCGGGAGTTCCGCCTGGCCAAGGAATACTTTTCGATCCTCCCGCAGCGCGTCCGGGTGATCTGGAACGACGGGAATCGTATTCAGCACATCTTGAAGCGCCTGACCGACAATGCCATTGATGTCGGCTTGGCCGGCAAAGGGCGCGGCTGCTGGACCGCATTCGGATATATACTCGCCCGCCACCAAAGCAAAGTGCTCGCTCTGCACGATTGCGATATTGTGAGCTACGACCGGCAGTACCTCGCCCGGCTGTGCTATCCCATCGCCAATCCCAATCTCGGATATGAATTCGCCAAAGGCTACTACAGCCGGATTACCGACCGCCTTCATGGCCGCGTGACCAGGCTCTTCATGACTCCCCTTCTACGCAGCCTTCAACAGCTGGTCGGCACGCATCCCCTCCTGACCTTCCTAGATAGTTTCCGCTATCCGCTGGCCGGTGAATTCGCCATGGTCAGCGATCTCGCCTGGATCAATCGTATTCCGGGAGATTGGGGTCTCGAAGTGGGGGTCCTTGCCGAGGTATATCGCAACTGTGCGCTCCGCCGCGTCTGCCAGGTCGACATCGCCGACGCCTACGAACATAAACACCAGGAACTCTCAGCGGACAATCCCGGTGCCGGCCTGTTAAAGATGTCGACCGACATTACCAAAGCCCTCTTCAGAAACCTGGCCAGCGACGGGGTCATCCTCTCCGACAGCCTGCTGAAGACACTGCGAGCCACATACCTCCAAGCCGCGCACGATGCGATCAGCCGCTACGAAAACGACGCGATGATTAACTCGCTCCAGTTCGATCGCCACCAGGAACGCACTGCCGTAGAAGTGTTTCTCAAAGGCATGAAGCTCGCCACACAGAGTTTCATTGAAGATCCTCTGGGCGTCCCCATGATTTCCAATTGGAGCCGCGTCGTGGCCGCCGTCCCTGATGTCTTCGGGCTCTTGATCGATGCGGTCGAGAGTGACCATGAGTGGGAACCGGCCAGCGAGTTGGCCCCTACATAG
- a CDS encoding HAD-IIB family hydrolase produces MIMFTTIEAPMHPPYLVFTDLDGCLLDSQTYSFEAARPALERLQENQIPVVLVSSKTRAEIEPLRQQLNHQGPFIVENGGAVFVPLGTFGFSITQARRRETYHVIEFGTPYAMLRDVLKQIEDAVGTPLLGFGDLSSEEIMELTGLSREAAILAKLREYDEPYLVQGPATIAAEVCRQIVMRGLQWTKGGRFFHLTGMNNKGQAALKLLQYYKRQWNLDGPFGKVETVGIGDSLNDLPLLLAVDHPVLVQKSDGTYDRDIDVPQLIHAPGIGPIGWNHAILHLLQLVA; encoded by the coding sequence ATGATAATGTTCACCACCATTGAGGCCCCCATGCATCCTCCCTACCTTGTCTTTACCGACCTGGATGGCTGCCTTCTCGACAGCCAAACCTATTCGTTCGAGGCGGCTCGACCGGCTCTCGAACGGCTCCAGGAAAACCAGATTCCCGTCGTCCTGGTCTCCAGCAAAACGCGGGCGGAAATCGAACCGCTTCGGCAGCAACTCAATCACCAGGGCCCCTTCATCGTTGAAAACGGCGGGGCCGTATTCGTGCCGCTCGGCACGTTCGGATTCTCGATCACGCAGGCGCGACGCCGGGAAACCTACCACGTCATCGAGTTCGGAACGCCCTACGCCATGCTGCGCGACGTCCTCAAGCAAATCGAGGACGCCGTCGGAACGCCGCTCCTAGGATTCGGGGATCTTTCCAGCGAGGAGATTATGGAGCTGACCGGGTTATCCCGGGAGGCCGCGATCCTGGCCAAGCTTCGCGAATATGACGAGCCCTACCTGGTGCAAGGTCCCGCCACGATTGCCGCAGAGGTGTGCCGTCAGATCGTCATGCGCGGATTACAATGGACGAAGGGCGGGCGTTTTTTTCATCTGACCGGAATGAACAACAAAGGTCAGGCCGCCTTGAAACTCCTCCAATATTACAAACGCCAATGGAATTTGGATGGGCCGTTCGGCAAGGTTGAAACGGTAGGGATCGGGGACAGCCTGAACGACCTCCCGCTCCTGCTTGCGGTGGATCATCCGGTGCTGGTGCAGAAATCGGACGGGACATACGATCGGGACATCGATGTTCCGCAGCTGATTCATGCCCCGGGCATCGGACCGATCGGATGGAATCACGCCATTCTGCATCTGCTGCAGCTGGTCGCCTAG